Proteins encoded in a region of the Marinobacter arenosus genome:
- a CDS encoding acyl-CoA dehydrogenase C-terminal domain-containing protein encodes MPVYKAPLRDMKFLLNEVFDYPGHYEGLASGGNATPDIVDAILTECGRFCEEVLSPLYQSGDEEGCKLEDGIVTTPRGYKEAYDQYAMGGWQGLSAPEEFGGQGLPASMGLLKQEMMGTANWSFSMYPGLSLGAMNTIFLHGSETQKHTYLTPLTEGRWGGTMCLTEPQCGTDLGQVKTKAEPQADGSYKLTGTKIFISSGDHDLTENIVHIVLARLPDAPKGTRGISLFIVPKFVPNDDGGVGERNAVTCGSLEKKMGIKASATCVMNFDGATGFLIGPENEGLNCMFTFMNTARIGTAIQGVGPAELSYQWALDYARERRSMRALSGKKEPDQVADALIYHADVRRMLLTQKAIAEGGRAMLYYAARLADHMVEGHTTGDQKKAEKYDDKLGFLTPILKGFLTELGCEAANLGMQVFGGHGYIREHGMEQIVRDTRIATLYEGTTGIQALDLLGRKVLLMTQGGAVRDFTLKIANFARKHLTDKRLRPYAVELLKLTAQWNLLTVRVMLAARKDRDVVSAAANDFLMYSGYVTMAYIWARQAAVAADRVRKGGEESEAFYRAKLATAEFYYERLLPRAQAHATSMLSPTKNLMQLDAEDMAFTG; translated from the coding sequence ATGCCGGTTTACAAGGCGCCGTTGCGCGACATGAAATTTCTGCTCAATGAGGTGTTTGATTATCCCGGACACTACGAGGGCCTTGCCAGCGGAGGCAACGCCACGCCGGACATCGTTGACGCCATTCTCACCGAATGCGGCCGGTTCTGCGAGGAAGTGCTGAGCCCCCTGTACCAGTCCGGCGATGAGGAGGGCTGCAAGCTGGAGGACGGCATCGTCACCACGCCGCGCGGTTACAAAGAGGCCTACGATCAGTACGCCATGGGCGGCTGGCAGGGACTGTCCGCGCCCGAGGAATTCGGGGGGCAGGGACTGCCGGCGTCCATGGGCCTGCTCAAACAGGAGATGATGGGCACCGCGAACTGGTCCTTTTCCATGTACCCGGGTCTGTCACTGGGCGCCATGAACACCATTTTCCTGCACGGCAGCGAGACACAGAAGCACACCTACCTGACGCCGCTGACCGAAGGCCGCTGGGGCGGCACCATGTGCCTCACCGAGCCCCAGTGCGGAACCGATCTCGGCCAGGTCAAAACCAAAGCCGAGCCTCAGGCCGATGGCAGCTACAAACTGACCGGCACCAAGATCTTCATCTCCTCCGGCGACCACGACCTGACCGAGAACATTGTCCACATCGTGCTGGCCCGGTTACCAGACGCGCCCAAAGGCACCCGGGGCATCAGCCTGTTCATCGTGCCGAAATTCGTGCCCAACGACGACGGCGGCGTCGGCGAACGCAATGCGGTGACCTGCGGCAGCCTGGAAAAGAAAATGGGCATCAAGGCCTCAGCCACCTGTGTGATGAATTTTGACGGTGCCACTGGATTCCTGATCGGGCCGGAGAATGAAGGCCTGAACTGCATGTTCACCTTCATGAACACCGCCCGCATCGGCACCGCCATCCAGGGCGTGGGGCCGGCGGAACTGTCCTATCAGTGGGCCCTGGATTACGCCCGGGAACGGCGGTCGATGCGCGCGCTGTCCGGCAAGAAGGAACCGGACCAGGTCGCCGACGCCCTGATCTATCACGCCGACGTGCGTCGGATGTTGCTGACCCAGAAAGCCATCGCCGAAGGCGGACGGGCCATGCTCTATTACGCGGCCCGACTGGCGGACCACATGGTGGAGGGCCACACCACGGGTGACCAGAAGAAAGCCGAAAAGTACGACGACAAACTCGGCTTCCTGACGCCCATCCTGAAAGGCTTCCTCACCGAACTGGGGTGTGAGGCCGCCAACCTCGGTATGCAGGTGTTTGGCGGCCACGGCTACATCCGCGAGCACGGTATGGAACAGATTGTCCGGGACACCCGGATTGCCACCCTGTACGAAGGCACCACCGGCATCCAGGCGCTGGATCTTCTGGGGCGCAAGGTGCTGTTGATGACCCAGGGCGGTGCGGTACGGGATTTTACCCTGAAGATCGCCAACTTCGCCCGCAAACACCTCACCGACAAACGCCTGCGGCCCTATGCGGTGGAACTGCTGAAGCTGACCGCGCAATGGAACCTGCTGACGGTCCGGGTCATGCTCGCGGCCCGCAAGGACCGGGACGTGGTGAGCGCGGCGGCAAACGACTTCCTGATGTACAGCGGCTACGTCACCATGGCGTACATCTGGGCCCGCCAGGCGGCGGTGGCCGCAGACCGGGTGCGCAAGGGTGGTGAGGAATCCGAGGCCTTCTACCGGGCCAAGCTGGCCACCGCCGAGTTCTACTACGAGCGTCTGTTGCCACGGGCCCAGGCCCATGCCACCAGCATGCTGAGCCCCACCAAAAACCTGATGCAACTGGATGCCGAGGACATGGCCTTCACCGGCTAA
- a CDS encoding pyridoxal phosphate-dependent decarboxylase family protein produces the protein MSHEAFTPSIAFDRPPSGCVPPSADDRHLFNSHNLEHYRASLLKGIDLIQRQLSQTDKPFSGIQPGTLSHAFSDLDLNQPCASLDGALTELQGLYLDDAVYFHHPRYQAHLNCPVTIPAVVAELIQASINTSVDTWDQSAGATFIEQSLVDWTAERIGLGQEADGIFTSGGTQSNLMAMLLARDTLCQARWQHSTRDRGLHPDSHRLRIFCSEVSHFSVQKAAALLGLGYDSVVPVPCDRYFRMEVGRLQSALEACQYNGSIPMAVVATAGTTDFGSIDPLPEIADLCSQYRVWLHADAAYGGGLLTSRRHRHLLAGIERADSVTVDYHKSFLQPVACSALLARDRTAFSCVTWHADYLNPLSAREQGTPNLVDKSLQTTRRFDALKLWLSLRTLGPDALGAAFDTVLNLARKAYLLMLSDPAIEVIHQPQLSTLVFRYNPGRDTPESTLDAINRHIRQAIMASGEAMIAATRVHDRQYLKITLLNPDTHIHDIQAVLRLVKRHGEHTWLNQSVQPEEAACD, from the coding sequence ATGAGCCACGAGGCCTTTACGCCGTCCATTGCGTTTGACCGGCCGCCGTCCGGTTGCGTGCCGCCGTCAGCCGACGACCGTCACCTCTTCAACTCCCACAATCTCGAACACTACCGGGCCAGCCTGCTCAAGGGCATTGACCTGATCCAGCGCCAGCTGTCCCAGACCGACAAACCCTTCAGTGGCATTCAGCCGGGTACCCTGAGTCACGCCTTTTCCGACCTCGACCTGAACCAGCCCTGCGCCAGCCTGGACGGCGCCCTGACCGAACTGCAGGGCCTGTATCTCGACGATGCCGTGTATTTTCACCATCCTCGCTATCAGGCCCACCTGAATTGCCCGGTCACCATTCCGGCCGTTGTCGCCGAGCTGATCCAGGCCTCCATCAATACCTCGGTGGACACCTGGGATCAGAGCGCCGGGGCAACCTTCATCGAACAGAGCCTGGTCGACTGGACCGCCGAGCGCATCGGGCTCGGGCAGGAAGCGGACGGTATCTTCACCAGCGGTGGCACCCAGTCGAACCTGATGGCCATGCTGTTGGCGCGGGACACTCTGTGCCAGGCGCGCTGGCAACACAGCACCCGGGACCGGGGCCTCCATCCGGACAGCCACCGACTTCGGATTTTCTGTTCGGAGGTCAGCCACTTCAGCGTCCAGAAAGCCGCTGCCCTGCTCGGCCTGGGCTATGACTCGGTCGTTCCGGTGCCGTGCGACCGTTACTTCCGCATGGAAGTGGGCCGACTCCAGAGCGCCCTGGAGGCGTGCCAATACAACGGGTCGATTCCAATGGCGGTGGTCGCCACCGCCGGGACCACCGATTTCGGCAGCATCGACCCGCTGCCCGAGATTGCCGACCTGTGCAGCCAGTACCGCGTGTGGCTGCATGCGGACGCCGCCTACGGCGGGGGGCTGCTCACCTCCCGGCGCCATCGCCACCTGCTGGCGGGCATCGAACGGGCGGACTCGGTCACTGTCGATTACCACAAATCCTTCCTGCAACCGGTTGCCTGCAGCGCCCTGCTGGCGAGGGACCGGACGGCTTTCTCCTGCGTGACCTGGCACGCGGACTACCTGAATCCCCTGAGTGCCCGGGAACAGGGTACCCCCAACCTCGTCGACAAGAGCCTGCAAACCACCCGACGGTTCGACGCCCTGAAACTCTGGTTGAGCCTGCGCACGCTCGGACCGGACGCCCTCGGTGCTGCCTTCGACACGGTCCTCAACCTGGCCCGCAAGGCCTACCTGCTGATGCTGTCAGACCCGGCCATCGAGGTTATCCACCAACCCCAGCTCAGTACCCTGGTGTTCCGGTACAACCCCGGACGGGACACTCCCGAATCCACGCTCGATGCGATCAATCGCCATATCCGCCAGGCCATCATGGCGTCCGGTGAAGCGATGATTGCCGCCACCCGCGTGCATGACCGGCAGTATCTGAAAATTACCCTGCTCAACCCGGATACCCACATCCACGATATCCAGGCCGTACTCCGGCTGGTCAAGCGCCACGGCGAGCACACCTGGCTGAACCAATCGGTTCAACCCGAGGAGGCGGCCTGTGACTGA
- a CDS encoding lysine N(6)-hydroxylase/L-ornithine N(5)-oxygenase family protein gives MTDRCYDFIAIGLGPFNLSLACLAAPLDDLHGLVLDENPEFNWHPGMMLEGTHLQTPFLSDLVTLADPTSPFSFLNYIKEQGRIYSFYIRENFFLQRREYNQYCQWAARRLDNLRFDTRVERIDYEEGDGLYRVSARCTRTGALLIFRARRLVLGTGPRPWVPDCCHDLPGPVWHSSRYLDHKRDMQAGSSITVVGSGQSAAEIFHDLLQDIDGHGYSLSWITGSPRFFPLDYSKLTLEMTSPEYVDYFHDLPPETRDRLLAEQKHLYKGINTDLINAIHDLLYVKRLERTLPVMLATNSRLVGAHVDAGRGDYQLDLHHTEQDRRYHHHSQALVLATGYQYQPPDFLSGIRHRIRWDDRGRFSVRRNYSIDTAGGEIFVQNAELHTHGFVTPDLGMACYRNACILRALTGREPYPVEDAIAFQTFGAPDGTARPANAEME, from the coding sequence GTGACTGACCGCTGCTACGATTTCATTGCGATCGGCCTGGGTCCGTTCAACCTCAGCCTCGCCTGCCTGGCCGCGCCGCTTGACGATCTGCATGGGCTGGTACTGGATGAGAATCCTGAGTTTAACTGGCATCCGGGCATGATGCTGGAAGGCACCCACCTCCAGACACCGTTTCTGTCCGACCTGGTGACCCTGGCCGATCCCACCAGTCCCTTCAGTTTCCTGAACTACATCAAGGAGCAGGGTCGGATCTATTCCTTTTACATCCGGGAGAACTTTTTCCTCCAGCGCCGGGAATACAACCAGTACTGCCAGTGGGCGGCACGCCGGCTGGACAACCTCCGATTCGATACCCGGGTCGAGCGCATCGACTACGAGGAAGGCGATGGCCTGTACCGGGTCAGCGCCCGTTGCACCCGCACCGGTGCCCTCCTGATTTTCCGCGCCCGCCGCCTGGTGCTCGGCACCGGGCCCAGGCCCTGGGTTCCCGACTGCTGCCATGACCTTCCCGGGCCTGTCTGGCACTCATCCAGGTACCTCGATCACAAACGGGACATGCAGGCCGGGTCCTCCATTACGGTGGTCGGAAGTGGCCAGAGCGCCGCGGAAATCTTCCACGATCTGCTGCAGGACATTGACGGGCATGGCTACAGCCTGAGCTGGATCACCGGGTCGCCGCGGTTCTTCCCGCTGGACTACAGCAAACTCACCCTGGAAATGACCTCACCGGAGTACGTCGATTATTTCCACGACCTGCCGCCGGAAACCCGGGATCGTCTGCTGGCGGAACAGAAACACCTCTACAAGGGCATCAACACCGACCTGATCAACGCCATCCACGACCTGTTGTACGTGAAGCGGCTGGAGCGGACGTTGCCGGTCATGCTGGCGACCAATTCCCGGCTCGTGGGCGCCCACGTCGACGCCGGGCGCGGTGACTACCAGCTGGACCTGCACCACACCGAACAGGACCGACGGTACCACCACCATAGCCAGGCCCTGGTCCTCGCGACTGGTTACCAGTACCAGCCGCCGGACTTCCTGTCCGGAATCCGGCACCGGATTCGGTGGGACGACCGGGGCCGGTTTTCGGTCCGGCGAAACTACAGCATCGACACCGCCGGCGGCGAAATCTTTGTCCAGAACGCCGAACTGCACACCCACGGCTTCGTGACCCCGGACCTCGGCATGGCCTGCTACC